The following are from one region of the Dreissena polymorpha isolate Duluth1 chromosome 2, UMN_Dpol_1.0, whole genome shotgun sequence genome:
- the LOC127869126 gene encoding uncharacterized protein LOC127869126 produces MADVEGFREEATRIIHSLCRNLMTQDTDANLCEASLITLTALSRNARRMCTRYPIFERLCEIIDSLMSTIEERKRTLQPLVGFFAAKQTTTRGRPLYVISREQLEYLVEAGFKRRAIASLLQVSDSVIKRSLRSYGISIRGRYSSISNEELDNLVREITDGNQTLGQRMVQGHLQSLGHRVQRQRVADSLIRVDEAAVAMRWCHSIRRRVYNVAGPNSLWHIDGNHKLIRWGFVIHGGIDGFSRMCVFLQAATNNKATTMTKAFMTGTQCYGVPSRVRSDHGLENTGVGAFMIAHRGPRRGSFITGRSVHNQRIERMWRDLFASATNVFHGLFSHLEESGQLDLTNPVHMWCLHHVFVPRVQRALDIFREGWNCHRLSSERGRTPTQLYIEGMMRQAGQGHRGIDDMVFRAPEEDIQDHTEYGIDDEVEVAPREDMITNVSNVDCPLNEQDFTRLTQTLNIESDHQGVDCFLACVEFCNSV; encoded by the exons atggCGGACGTCGAAGGTTTTCGAGAAGAAGCAACTCGCATTATTCACTCTTTATGTAGAAATTTAATGACGCAAGATACAGATGCAAATTTGTGTGAAGCTAGTCTTATCACTTTGACAGCATTAAGTCGGAATGCACGACGTATGTGTACCCGTTATCCCATTTTTGAACGGTTGTGTGAGATTATCGACTCGTTGATGTCGACAATTGAAGAGCGAAAGAG GACGCTGCAGCCTCTCGTTGGTTTCTTCGCCGCAAAACAGACTACAACCAGAGGCAGACCACTTTACGTCATTAGTCGAGAGCAGCTGGAGTATCTAGTTGAAGCAGGCTTCAAACGAAGAGCTATTGCTAGTCTGCTTCAGGTGTCAGATTCTGTTATTAAGCGCAGCCTCAG gtcatATGGTATAAGCATCAGAGGAAGGTACTCAAGCATCTCCAACGAGGAACTTGACAATCTGGTCCGAGAGATAACAGATGGCAATCAGACACTTGGGCAACGAATGGTTCAGGGACATCTTCAGAGTCTAGGACATCGGGTTCAAAGACAACGTGTTGCTGACAGTCTGATCCGGGTTGACGAAGCAGCTGTAGCCATGCGATGGTGTCACTCGATTCGGCGAAGGGTGTACAATGTTGCTGGTCCAAACTCATTGTGGCACATAGATGGAAACCACAAATTGATAAG atgGGGTTTTGTCATACACGGAGGCATTGATGGCTTCTCGCGGATGTGTGTTTTCCTCCAAGCTGCAACCAACAACAAGGCTACCACGATGACAAAAGCCTTCATGACAGGCACCCAGTGCTATGGTGTCCCATCAAGAGTCCGCAGCGATCACGGGCTGGAAAATACCGGCGTTGGGGCGTTTATGATAGCGCATCGTGGACCTCGTCGGGGTTCTTTCATCACGGGAAGGAGCGTCCACAATCAGCGGATTGAACGCATGTGGCGTGACCTGTTTGCCAGTGCAACAAACGTGTTTCACGGATTGTTTTCACATCTTGAGGAGTCTGGACAGTTGGATTTGACAAATCCAGTGCACATGTGGTGCCTTCATCACGTGTTTGTGCCTCGTGTCCAGCGAGCGTTAGACATATTCCGTGAGGGCTGGAACTGCCACAGGTTGAGCAGTGAAAGAGGTAGAACCCCCACACAGCTCTACATTGAGGGCATGATGCGCCAAGCTGGACAGGGTCATAGGGGCATCGACGACATGGTGTTCCGTGCTCCGGAGGAAGACATCCAAGACCATACTGAATATGGTATTGACGATGAGGTCGAGGTAGCCCCCCGAGAAGACATGATCACCAATGTGTCAAATGTAGACTGTCCTCTGAATGAGCAGGACTTCACAAGACTAACACAAACTTTGAACATTGAGAGTGACCACCAGGGTGTGGATTGTTTCTTGGCATGTGTTGAGTTTTGCAATTCTGTGTAG